In the genome of Fulvivirga maritima, one region contains:
- the pruA gene encoding L-glutamate gamma-semialdehyde dehydrogenase has protein sequence MPKGIYKIPTPTNEPVLSYAPGTAERETLKKALEETRAKEVEVPMYIGSEEVTTGNKIAMTPPHDHKHVLGYFHEGDSSHVEQAINAALGAKEAWASLSWEHRASVFLKAADLIAGPYRNKINAATMMGQSKNAFQAEIDSACEIVDFLRFNAHFMQQIYDDQPSSSPGVWNRTEYRPLEGFVFAITPFNFTAIAGNLPASAALMGNTVVWKPAYSQVYSANIIMQVFKEAGLPDGVINLIFVDGPVAGDVIFNHPEFAGLHFTGSTAVFKQLWKTIGQNIDKYRTYPRIVGETGGKDFIMAHKSADAKRLATAIVRGSFEFQGQKCSAASRVYVPSNLWEEVKGYIIEDIKTLKVGSPEDFSNFVNAVIDENAFDKIAGYIDKAKANDMNEIIAGGGYDKSKGYFIEPTVIETKDPQSLTMCEEIFGPVVTIYVYHAENFEDTLELVNSTSPYALTGAIFSTDRYAIDLAAKKLVHAAGNFYINDKPTGAVVGQQPFGGARGSGTNDKAGSALNLLRWVSSRTIKETFNAPTDYRYPFLGE, from the coding sequence ATGCCTAAAGGAATATACAAGATACCTACTCCAACCAATGAACCGGTATTATCATATGCACCGGGAACAGCAGAAAGAGAAACGCTAAAAAAAGCGCTGGAAGAAACGAGAGCAAAGGAAGTAGAGGTACCTATGTACATTGGTAGCGAAGAAGTAACTACCGGAAATAAAATAGCGATGACCCCTCCTCACGATCACAAGCATGTGCTAGGGTATTTTCATGAGGGAGATTCATCTCACGTAGAGCAGGCCATAAATGCAGCATTAGGTGCAAAAGAGGCTTGGGCTTCTCTTAGCTGGGAACACAGAGCCAGCGTTTTCCTTAAAGCTGCTGATCTTATTGCCGGACCTTACAGAAATAAAATAAATGCTGCCACCATGATGGGGCAGTCAAAAAATGCTTTTCAGGCCGAGATCGATTCAGCCTGTGAGATAGTGGACTTTTTAAGGTTCAACGCACATTTCATGCAGCAGATCTATGATGATCAGCCTTCTTCTTCTCCTGGTGTATGGAATAGAACAGAATACAGACCTCTGGAAGGTTTTGTATTTGCCATCACTCCTTTTAACTTCACTGCTATAGCGGGTAACTTACCTGCCTCAGCAGCATTAATGGGTAACACCGTAGTATGGAAGCCAGCATATTCTCAAGTATATTCTGCTAACATAATCATGCAGGTATTTAAAGAAGCAGGTTTACCTGATGGGGTAATCAACCTTATATTTGTAGATGGACCAGTAGCAGGTGATGTAATCTTTAATCACCCTGAATTTGCAGGTCTACACTTTACAGGAAGTACTGCCGTATTCAAACAACTATGGAAAACTATAGGTCAGAATATTGATAAGTACAGAACATACCCTCGCATAGTAGGAGAAACCGGTGGTAAAGACTTTATTATGGCTCATAAATCAGCCGATGCTAAACGTCTGGCCACTGCCATAGTAAGAGGTTCATTCGAATTTCAAGGACAGAAATGTTCTGCTGCCTCAAGAGTGTATGTGCCATCTAACCTATGGGAAGAAGTAAAAGGTTATATAATCGAAGACATAAAAACACTGAAAGTAGGTAGCCCTGAAGACTTCTCTAACTTCGTTAATGCAGTTATTGATGAGAATGCTTTTGATAAGATAGCTGGTTATATAGATAAAGCCAAGGCTAATGATATGAATGAAATCATTGCTGGTGGTGGATATGATAAGTCTAAAGGATACTTCATTGAACCAACAGTTATCGAAACTAAAGATCCTCAGTCACTTACCATGTGTGAGGAAATTTTCGGCCCTGTGGTAACTATATATGTTTACCATGCTGAAAACTTCGAAGATACATTGGAGCTGGTAAACAGCACATCTCCTTACGCACTTACTGGTGCTATTTTCTCTACTGACAGATATGCCATTGATTTAGCCGCGAAAAAACTCGTACACGCTGCTGGTAACTTCTACATCAATGATAAGCCTACAGGCGCAGTAGTAGGTCAGCAACCATTCGGAGGAGCCAGAGGATCAGGCACTAACGATAAAGCAGGATCTGCATTAAACCTATTAAGATGGGTTTCTTCCAGAACTATTAAAGAGACATTTAATGCTCCTACTGATTATCGCTACCCATTTCTTGGAGAATAG
- a CDS encoding response regulator transcription factor: MKNTIWLVNIFNLKAFNTYNFVLTSMPGFTFSKVDHYRTKWPLTDDIIDLKFPSELESMDENLLKDSLLIFIVEDDPMFLQILNTHFSKLQLKLPNDTLVKFKIRNFATGQSAINHLNLKPDIILLNYFINHGLPNALSGHETLREIMEINPEQKIVVLNDLPFDISHAFVENGLRDYIIQDEEALNHLNEVLFDVLKNVKKSAQ, encoded by the coding sequence TTGAAGAATACGATATGGCTAGTAAACATTTTCAACCTTAAAGCATTTAATACTTATAACTTTGTACTAACGTCTATGCCTGGCTTTACTTTTAGTAAAGTGGATCATTACAGAACTAAATGGCCACTTACAGATGATATTATTGATTTAAAGTTTCCTTCTGAACTTGAGAGTATGGATGAAAATTTGTTAAAAGATAGCTTACTCATCTTCATTGTAGAAGACGATCCTATGTTTCTTCAAATTTTAAATACTCACTTTAGCAAACTTCAACTCAAATTACCTAATGATACTCTGGTTAAATTCAAAATCAGAAATTTTGCCACTGGCCAAAGTGCGATCAACCACCTGAACCTAAAGCCTGATATTATTTTGCTCAATTATTTCATTAATCACGGCTTGCCTAATGCTCTGAGCGGACATGAGACCCTGCGTGAAATCATGGAAATTAACCCTGAGCAAAAGATAGTAGTATTGAATGACCTGCCGTTTGACATCAGCCATGCCTTTGTAGAAAATGGCTTAAGAGATTACATTATTCAAGACGAAGAAGCTCTGAATCACCTCAACGAAGTACTATTTGATGTCTTAAAAAACGTTAAAAAATCAGCTCAATAG
- a CDS encoding zinc-dependent peptidase has translation MKKHFKPDWFDYFLSAGAFTILLIFCYPLYSDDISLLPVVAAFCLIAAYLLFYRLTRSVRKRNKLIKLEFSQEWRDILNDKVKFYRGLTEKDKSKFEREINIFISEKLITGIETDITDTDRLLVASSAIIPVFAFPNWNYDDLTEVLIYPNSFNHEYQLEGKGRNISGMVGNGVMNGKMILSKKDLHYGFEYPQSKSNVGIHEFVHLIDDSDGSIDGIPGLLMEHSYAQPWLEALQREIEKIRKNKSDINAYGGTSKEEFFPVISEYFFQRPRLFKRKHPKLYKMMNKVFRQDPVSRLKKKVALKTK, from the coding sequence ATGAAAAAACACTTTAAACCTGATTGGTTCGATTATTTCCTAAGTGCAGGAGCTTTTACCATCCTATTAATCTTTTGCTACCCTCTGTACAGCGACGACATTAGTTTGCTGCCCGTAGTAGCGGCCTTCTGTCTCATAGCAGCTTACCTATTGTTCTATAGGCTTACCAGAAGTGTAAGAAAACGAAACAAGTTAATAAAGCTGGAATTTTCTCAAGAATGGAGAGATATTCTTAATGATAAAGTGAAATTTTACCGTGGATTAACTGAGAAAGACAAGTCTAAATTTGAAAGGGAAATCAATATATTTATCTCAGAAAAGCTTATCACAGGCATTGAAACCGACATTACCGACACAGACCGATTGTTAGTAGCTAGCAGTGCTATTATCCCCGTATTTGCTTTTCCTAACTGGAACTATGATGACCTTACTGAAGTACTCATATATCCCAACTCTTTCAACCACGAATATCAGCTAGAAGGCAAAGGACGTAATATTTCAGGAATGGTGGGCAATGGTGTAATGAATGGAAAAATGATCCTTTCCAAAAAGGATTTGCACTACGGTTTCGAATATCCGCAAAGCAAATCTAACGTTGGAATTCATGAGTTTGTACACCTTATAGATGACTCTGATGGTAGTATTGATGGAATTCCTGGTCTATTAATGGAGCATAGCTATGCCCAACCCTGGCTGGAGGCATTACAGCGAGAAATTGAAAAAATAAGAAAAAATAAATCTGACATTAACGCCTATGGAGGCACTAGCAAAGAGGAGTTCTTTCCCGTTATTAGTGAATACTTCTTCCAAAGGCCAAGGCTATTCAAGCGTAAACACCCTAAATTATATAAAATGATGAACAAAGTATTTAGGCAGGATCCGGTAAGCAGACTCAAGAAAAAAGTAGCCCTAAAAACAAAATAG
- a CDS encoding FMN-binding glutamate synthase family protein, whose translation MGIYDLLQKKHTILRNFPVLGHFRYFFELISPEIHQYFVESDTDGKPIDRNHRAYIYQRAKLQTATHPFGTQLDLNEPGYEYMHQSIYPAKKLDDFPRVTVGGPDCKSPYSASIFNISAMSYGALSKNAITALNIGAREGHFFHDTGEGSISPYHLQGGDLVYEVGTGYFGCRSEDGNFSPEKFKVQAERQEVKMIEIKISQGAKPGHGGVLPASKNDEEIAEIRGVKPHTTVLSPPGHSAFNDAQGLCYFIKELRDLSKGKPIGFKLCIGNKDEFIEICEAMRKTGIKPDFITVDGAEGGTGAAPIDFSNYVGMPWEEALIFVVDMLNGYDLKKDIKVITATKIFTAFDIYKALSMGADICNSARGMMLALGCIQALKCDTNNCPTGVTSNKPHLRKGLVVSEKWKRVKNYHQETLKDFIELLSASGNSSIEQLNRTHIYKRTFNNNLLSFEEIYPSVKEGKLAR comes from the coding sequence TTGGGCATTTATGATCTTCTACAAAAGAAGCATACCATATTAAGAAACTTCCCTGTACTGGGCCACTTCAGGTATTTCTTTGAGTTGATATCTCCTGAGATTCACCAGTACTTTGTAGAGTCAGACACCGATGGTAAGCCTATTGATCGGAATCATCGAGCTTACATTTACCAACGCGCTAAATTACAGACAGCCACACACCCTTTTGGCACTCAGCTAGACCTGAATGAGCCTGGGTATGAATATATGCATCAAAGCATTTATCCAGCAAAAAAACTGGATGATTTCCCTAGAGTTACTGTGGGCGGGCCAGATTGTAAATCTCCTTATTCGGCCAGTATTTTTAATATATCTGCCATGAGCTACGGAGCTTTAAGTAAAAATGCGATCACTGCCCTCAACATTGGGGCAAGGGAAGGTCACTTTTTTCATGACACAGGCGAAGGAAGTATCTCTCCATACCATCTCCAAGGTGGTGACTTGGTATATGAAGTGGGCACAGGCTACTTTGGCTGCAGATCAGAGGATGGTAATTTTTCTCCTGAGAAGTTTAAAGTGCAGGCAGAGCGCCAAGAGGTGAAAATGATAGAAATAAAAATATCTCAAGGAGCCAAACCGGGTCATGGCGGAGTATTACCAGCCTCTAAAAATGATGAAGAGATTGCTGAAATAAGAGGCGTAAAACCACATACTACCGTCCTATCTCCTCCAGGACATTCTGCATTTAATGACGCTCAAGGCTTGTGCTATTTCATTAAAGAATTGCGAGACCTTTCCAAAGGTAAACCCATCGGCTTTAAGCTATGCATAGGTAACAAAGATGAGTTTATAGAAATATGTGAGGCAATGCGTAAGACAGGCATCAAACCTGATTTTATTACTGTAGATGGCGCTGAAGGTGGTACAGGAGCGGCCCCCATTGACTTCTCTAACTATGTAGGCATGCCATGGGAAGAAGCTTTAATATTTGTGGTAGATATGCTCAATGGTTACGATCTCAAAAAAGACATTAAAGTAATAACCGCTACCAAAATATTTACTGCCTTTGATATATACAAAGCCTTAAGCATGGGGGCAGATATCTGCAACTCCGCGAGAGGAATGATGCTGGCACTAGGTTGCATACAAGCTCTAAAGTGCGATACTAATAACTGCCCCACAGGTGTTACTTCTAACAAACCTCACCTAAGAAAAGGATTGGTAGTATCAGAAAAATGGAAGAGAGTGAAAAATTATCACCAAGAAACCTTAAAAGATTTTATTGAACTACTCTCAGCCTCTGGTAATAGCTCCATAGAACAACTCAACAGAACACATATTTATAAGCGTACTTTCAATAACAACTTGCTATCTTTTGAAGAAATATATCCTAGTGTAAAAGAGGGTAAGTTAGCTCGCTAG